From Lolium perenne isolate Kyuss_39 chromosome 5, Kyuss_2.0, whole genome shotgun sequence, a single genomic window includes:
- the LOC127303504 gene encoding protein-tyrosine-phosphatase PTP1, with protein MSSRSGGGGSLRDRLRAVSRLAGSGFRRPQAEAQCSTGPVPGAAFDLEADPLPPVLTPEQVRLCKEALAHFEPRSKQLDVLSDEFQTLQGMRTMHPELMKTSNVARHPTNMEKNRYTDVLPFDDTRVQLKSSTTSQFSGNDYINASFLKATEDNRVSTFISTQGPLVKTFGDFWQMVYENQCPVIVMLTHFDRIKCDKYLPLENREGTYGKYNVKIGKTKRDNHQLWLRDVEVRCNESGKVHSVHHIEYPDWPDHGVPANTDAVRQIRKRLHDIPKEHPIVVHCSAGIGRTGAYVTVHSSIERILLGDRSSYDVVETVRRFRSQRVGMVQTEQQYVFCYRAIADELKDLLKSNH; from the exons CTTCCGCCGGCCGCAGGCGGAGGCGCAGTGCTCCACGGGTCCGGTCCCCGGGGCTGCGTTCGACTTGGAGGCCGATCCTCTGCCGCCGGTGCTGACGCCAGAGCAGGTCAGGCTATGCAAGGAGGCGCTCGCGCATTTCGAGCCCAGGAGCAAACAGCTGGATGTCTTGTCCGACGAGTTCCAAACCCTCCAG GGCATGAGGACAATGCATCCAGAGCTGATGAAAACGTCTAATGTAGCTCGTCATCCTACTAATATGGAGAAAAACCGTTATACTGATGTCTTACCAT TTGACGATACCAGGGTACAGCTAAAATCGTCAACTACAAGTCAATTTTCAGGCAATGATTACATCAATGCAAGCTTTCTAAAG GCTACTGAGGACAACCGAGTTTCAACATTTATTTCCACTCAAGGACCACTAGTCAAGACATTCGGGGACTTCTGGCAAATGGTTTATGAAAATCAATGTCCTGTGATTGTTATGCTAACACATTTCGACAGAATTAAG TGTGATAAGTATCTTCCCTTGGAAAATCGAGAAGGAACATATGGAAAATATAATGTTAAGATTGGGAAGACCAAAAGAGATAACCACCAATTATGGTTGCGTGATGTGGAGGTGCGGTGCAATGAG TCAGGCAAAGTTCATTCTGTACACCATATAGAATATCCTGATTGGCCCGACCATGGAGTGCCAGCCAACACTGATGCTGTCAGACAAATCCGAAAACGGTTGCATGACATTCCGAAAGAACATCCTATAGTTGTACATTGCAG TGCAGGAATCGGGAGAACTGGTGCTTATGTCACCGTCCATAGTTCAATTGAGAGGATTCTCCTTGGAGACAGAAGCTCTTATGATGTTGTTGAAACTGTAAGAAGATTTAGGTCCCAACGAGTTGGAATGGTTCAAACCGAG CAACAATACGTGTTCTGCTACCGTGCAATTGCTGATGAGCTGAAAGATCTGCTGAAGTCAAACCATTGA
- the LOC127299676 gene encoding dirigent protein 22, which yields MAAAALIVLLLAVATPAMHPQTASAAGADKETHIKVYWHDVYSGPSPTAVVVAKAATTNSSKTGFGMVVVIDDPLTDGPDLNSSKIVGRAQGTYIASGKDSLALLMNMNFVFSAGQYNGSAVAIMGRNSVMDEVREMAVIGGTGVFRWARGYAQARTHTFDLKTGDASVQYNVFIRH from the coding sequence atggccgccgccgcgctcATCGTGCTCCTCCTCGCCGTGGCCACCCCGGCCATGCATCCGCAGACCGCGTCGGCAGCGGGGGCCGACAAGGAGACGCACATCAAGGTGTACTGGCACGACGTGTACAGCGGGCCGAGCCcgacggcggtggtggtggcgaaggCGGCGACCACCAACAGCTCCAAGACGGGCTTCGGCATGGTGGTGGTCATCGACGACCCGCTCACCGACGGGCCCGACCTCAACTCGTCGAAGATCGTGGGGCGCGCGCAGGGCACCTACATCGCCTCCGGCAAGGACTCGCTGGCGCTGCTCATGAACATGAACTTCGTCTTCAGCGCCGGCCAGTACAACGGCAGCGCCGTCGCCATCATGGGCCGCAACTCGGTCATGGACGAGGTCCGCGAGATGGCCGTCATCGGCGGCACCGGCGTCTTCAGGTGGGCGCGCGGGTATGCGCAGGCCAGGACGCACACCTTCGACCTCAAGACCGGAGACGCCAGCGTCCAGTACAACGTCTTCATCAGGCACTAG